The genomic segment AATGCTATTCATAACTGATACCAACCCGATGGGATCCTTCACCTTGGTAGCCAAAACAGCCATACAAACGTATCACTGGTGACAAACTATATTGGGTCCTATAGTTTTAAAAATACTGTAGTTTGCATAGGTTTATCATGATCATCAGCCCTTACTTGTTGGCATGAAGTAACAGGGGTCGGAGTCTTAAACTTAGAGTTTTGGTGGAGTTCATTTTCAATCAGAAATGTAGCTCAAATGGTGCTTTCTATAGTATACATTAAAGGAATTCTCTACTCTAGTCCATCCCTTTGCATATTTCCTGTTAGGAAACAAAGGGGGTTATTTCCAAAACTACTTTAAATAACATCCATAATTGTAACCTTGGAAATATCTTTGGTCTCTATATTTGAAAAAGATTATCAGAATCTTATTACTATTCACCTAAATATGAATGAtatagttgtgttcaaaattattcaacccccactgaaattgagtgttttggccagtttgacattgattttgatcatttcagtcatcttgtttacaattaaatcaaagaggcacttgtaagtcagacaaatataacataacatttataatgaaataaccacaaatgtcttttctgtgctcacatcattatcagttttattcaacccccaagtgacattcaatcttagtacttagtacaacatccttttccagttataacagcttttaaacgtgaagcatagcttgacacaagtgtctttcagcgatctacgggtatcttcgcccattcttcatgggcaaaagcctccagttcagtcacattcttaggcttgcgcgctgcaactgctttctttaagtcccaccagaggttctcaataggATTTAAGTCtgatgactgcgatggccacttcaaaatgttccagcctttaatctgcaaccatgctctagtggacttggaggtatgcttgggatcattgtcctgttgaaaggtcctacgtctcccaagcctcaggtttgtgatggactgcatcacattttcatccaatatctcctggtactgaagagaattcatggtaccttgcacacgctgaagattccctgtacctgtagaagcaaaacagccccaaagcatgattgaccccccgccatgcttcacagtaggcaaggtgttcttttcttcataggccttgttcttcctcctccaaacatagcgttgatccatgggcccaaagagttctaattttgtttcatcagtccacagaacactatcccaaaacttttgtggtttgtccacatgacttttggcatactgcagtcgactcttcttattctttggagacagcaagggggtgcgcctgggagttctggcatggaggtcttcattacgcagtgtgcgccttattgtctgagctgaaacttcagtacccacatctgacaaatcttttttcagttcctcagcagtcacacggggacttttctccactttgcgcttcaggtagcgcacagcagtcgaagtcagcatcttctttctgccacgaccaggtagcgtttcaacagtgccctttgccttgaatttgcgaatgatgcttcctatggtgactcttggtatgtttatcatctttgcaatcttcttatagccattgcccttcctgtgaagagaaatcacctcttctcttgtcttcctggaccattctcttgacttcaccatgtttgtaaacacaccagtaaatgtctagaaggagctgagtatcacagtccttttaaatctgcctaattggtgcttattatgcttgattgctgctccttgacatccacaggtgttttcaatacctgatcgaaaacacttgaatgaacctctgttcttaagagtggtagtctttaaggggttgaataattgtgtcaatgaagaaatcacaaaaaaaacatttaatactgtattacaaaaacaattgatgtcattttagttgcatttggttctttaaaaagtccttgtaagattttattctgaacacaattacaaatgtacactaaattccctaaaaccctttacagcattgggggttgaataattttgaacacaactgtaaatgcCAAGATAAATCAAATGGCACCATGTTCCTACTAAAAAATCTTACAAGAGAATCAGAGTAAAGCACTAGGCTATGCTTAAAGAAGTTGTCCAGTTTAGTAAGGGCACATGTTCTTAAAAACTCTGTTAGGGAACTCTGAGTTAATAGAGGGAAACCCCTCATTCAAAGCCTCCATTAATTAACTGGAGTAGAGAGTAGATATAGAGAGTGTCTCCATATATGGAGTACCCAGTATGTCCGTACATTCCTTGGAGAGCCAATTGATCTCAATAAGCACCATGCAGTACTTCTTTCCGGTGTGTTAATGTTGCAGGGGGATTAAACACTTACTGACAGATTCTCCTGCAGTTTACAACAGCCAGACACCATGTGATCAGCTTATCGTAAGGAAATTCTCTAACAAACATTGGTCAACAGTTGCCAGAAAgttgccaacccctttaaataactacATAGTTAATTACTGTTAACTTATTCATGAACTATACCTCTTTTCTCTCATTATGATCTTTGATGTTTTCTGCCATGAACTGAATGCTCTCAACAACATCTCTCATTTCTGCAGGAGACTGCTGAATTACATTACGGGATTCATGGTGCTGTCTTCTCCTGCTCCTGGCACTTTGTTCCTTTGATTTCATGCAATGATAACGTGTTTCATCTTCAAATACTTCTAAATCTCTGCATTGGGAGTCTACAAGTTTAGCTGTCTTGCCATATGTTCTCTTCTTTGTTCTTTTAGAGCACGGTCGATCTTTCTTCTCTATAGTCTTTCTCATCATAAGTAGTTTAGGTAGACATTTTAAAAATACATCTCTTACCCACCTGGGCATTTTGTGTGTTGTTGGGGTCCGATAATGGATATTGAGCACAAATACTGTTACCACAATAGATAAGGTTACGAATATCATGGTGAATAACAGGTACTCCCCAACAAGTGGGATTACAAGAGAAGTTGATGGTATTGTCTCAGTGATAACCAGGAGGAACACAGTCAAGGAAAGTAGCACTGAGATGCAAAGGGTGACCTTCTCCCCACAATCAGATGGAAGATAGAAGACTAACACagttaaaaatgaaataaagagGCATGGCATAATTAAATTTATGGTGTAGAACATAGGGAGTCTTCTGATGTAAAATGAGTAAGTTATATCTGTGTAGATCTCTTCACAACAGTTATATTTGATATCATGTTTGTACCCAGCAGCATCTATTATTTCCCATTCACTGTTCTCCCAAAAATCTTTCATGTCAACTTTTGACCCAATGATAGAAAGATCAATTTTTGCCTTATCATATGACCATGACCCAAATTTCATTGAACAGTTCTGATGGTCAAATGGAAAAAAAGTTATATCCATGGGGCATGAACTCTTGAAAATTGCTGGTGGAGACCAATTTATCAAACCATTGTATTTAAGTAAAGCCTTTGTTTTTCCTTCAACCTGAAAGTCTCCGACAGCACTGTAGAGAAAGAATTACAGATAAATTAATAAATGGTCACATAATCAATAATAGACAGAGCAATACAGATTACCTACTTATTATACAAAACAATGTCAGGTTTCCAAATTTTGTCTGCGGGCACACGCATAAATTCAATCCCATCATAATCCACAGGATTCCACTTCAGCTTATAGTCATTCCAGATCTACAAAAATGATGAACACACTTTATTTACTAGAAATTTAATGAAAGGGTGAAAAAAAAGAGGACATTCTTTTAAAAATCTGATATAAAACTATACCGGTGGTTATATTATATTTGTAAACCAGCACTGGAAATAAAATACTGTACTCATTTGAGTCTGAGATGACTGGCATACAGAAGTACTTATCTCAAGTACACACATGAAAGCAAGTATGTATCCAGCGTTTGTACTGTACATGAGGCCATTATCGGGGTCACTTTCAATGTCAATGAGGCCTGTTACATATGCACCATTTGGGCTTAGGGCATGATGGCTTGTAGTTCATATCAGTGTTTTACAGCTCTTAAGTACCTTCAGTTGATAATGATATGATAATATCAAATATAGATAACAGCTGTATCAGTTACTGATCTGCTGTGAAAAAGTATAGGAATCTGGAAATCATGACTTCTTGAAGGAAACTGAGGACTAAAATAACAGGGAGGcatttatcaagaccagtgtTTACACGTTGGTCTTAATCTCTCCCCTGCTTGCTTTAGATGCACCTTAATAATTAAGAGGTGCATACGTCTTAATATTTGTAGCGCATCTTTTGTGCCACAAAGAGgagatctacaccagcaagggagctggagtAGATCTCAGCTATAATCTATTCCAGTTTCCTGGTGTAGATTTCATGCATGCGATGGACCGCCTAGTCCAGCCCTTCATCACTTGAAAAGTGACAAGCAGTGAGTAAACCCCCCcgaagttgcaaaattttgcgcaACAGCAGAGTGCGCCACAGATTTTTACTTTTTGGCTCCAGTTTACTGGCATAGAGgggatgataaatgtcccccaacagTCTTTCTCACGAGTATTGAACTGGTTCAGTAAAAATTGGTTGAAAAACAACTGAAATACCTAGGTAAAACAATATATAATTAAAATTACTTTTTAAAGAGTTTATAATAGGTATAgaaaagtgagggggcacacacacaaGGGAAACActgaatgaatgaataaatggtatttaatattctaaaaacaaacccctaaaatatacataaaacgtACATCTATATAATGTAACAGCCTAATACACACTATCCCAATACTGATGGCAATATCTATTGTGCAATATCTTGTGCACCGGCCTGCACACTACTGTGGGTACAATGTGGTCACACAAAGTTCATACAAACAATGTCCCAATTTTGGTTGTAATAACTATGACAACCTATAATGCTGTGTGGGAAATGTGGCAACACAAAATGTCCCAATAGTGGTAGTGGTATTGGAAATCCAGAAGATAGGCAGAAGATATCCAGAAGATAGCACCAATGAATCAATGAACTATGTCCAGGTGAGATGGAGCACTAATGGTGACTGGAAGCAAATGTCCAGTGTTCAGAGATGCGTACAGGTGAAGCACATATGAGCTAGCCTCCAAGTTACTTACAAAGTCCAGCCGCTTGTActctcccggtctcacccctccttgctgcctggCCGCAGCGCTGGTCTCCCAGGTAGCCCAGCACGGCcggctgtggcgtcccacgtgacctggtgatctggggttccgggcggacgcttagatgacgtcactgctgtgcGGCGGTAATTTCAAATTTGGAGGTAGATCTCTTGCGCTTACAGCTTGATATCCAGTTGCTTTATTCTTgtcttgaatccacgctcactctgtaatgccagacgcgtttcagggtctaacgccccttcctcagtaacTTGGAGGCTAGCTCATATGTGCTTCACCTGTACGCATCTCTGAACACTGGACATTGGCTTCCAGTCACCATTAGTGCTCCATCTCACCTGGACATAGTTCATTGATTCATTGGTGCTATCTTCTGGATATCTTCTGCCTATCTTCTGGATATCCAATACCACTACCACTATTGGGACATTTTGTGTTGCCACATTTCCCACACAGCATTATAGGTTGTCATAGTTATTACAACCAAAATTGGGACATTGTTTGTATGAACTTTGTGTGACCACATTGTACCCACAGTAGTGTGCAGGCCGGTGCACAAGATATTGCACAATAGATATTGCCATCAGTATTGGGATAGTGTGTATTAGGCTGTTACATTATATAGATGTacgttttatgtatattttaggggtttgtttttagaatattaaataccatttattcattcattcagTGTTTCCCttgtgtgtgtgccccctcactcttctATACGCTTTACAATCCTTttaggtcctgagggtaggaccggagggtgagcacctatccatacgagataggggtgagccgctgtatttcACTTACGATTTTATAATAGGTATTTTTCATGAAAATCATGTGGGTTTTACAACTAAAGTAAGTGATGGCAAAACTCTAGAACACATCATCACTTCCTGATAAGCGATTGGTAGAATAAAGGGTCCACAGTGTAACTTGTATTGTAACACTGTGCGCCTGACTGGGGTCCACTGTGGTTTCCTGCACCTTGGGTGACCTTAAGCACCACTGTTCAGCGAAAATGTCTTCATTTGCTGCATTGACAGGGGCTCCACAGGTCAGACCATAACACTAGTGATATGCCATAGGATTagaagatggaaatacccctttaatggaattGGAACTTGTCTTTAATTTGCTGCATTAGCAGGGCGTCCAGAGGTCAGACCACAACAATTTTGGCATAAATCTAGTGATATGACTTGAGATGAGAAAATGTTTAATGTGGATATTACTGTCTCTGCTATTCTGCTATGTGTATAGATAAAAGTACATATGCAGGTAGACCAACTTAACGAAACCATAATACAACCACATTTTAGGCACCAGTATAACAGCCacaaccccagacccccccccccccttctcccccaGTTCTACTAAACCAAATGTAAAAGGTTAGGTTGAAATGAAACTTGGGAgccctgatattcatgagctgtGGTTGCTCCCCCACCCTCCTGCACATGACTGACAGCTCTTTTCTTAAGAAAGTTGCCAATAATCAGGGGAGAGCTGGGAGCTCCTGAATATCAGGACTCCCTAGCTTTTGCAGTATATTGAGGTTACTCCAGGGCTCGACTCATGCTGGAGCTGCTCAATACTGATGTTATAAAAACAAGAGTCATCTAATGTAAGTGTCCCAGCATTTTTCTCATGGTCGCTGTCATCAGTTTAGGCTACACTCAGAAAGGTTGGGGGGGGGTTAGGAATGGTGACGGATTCTCTTTAATTTACCAAACCAGAGGCTGAACTGTTAAGATGACTTTCTCTGGAGGGCCCAATGTATCCAAGCCCAACATTGCTAATACTTACATGCCGAAGCCACAAGTTGGTCTCCAGGATTTGATTGACTTCATccttattattaaaaaaatatttcaacgTTAGACAACAGTTTCAAGTCACCAGTAGATATttttataaaataagaaaaaattctTCCAAAACCACTTTAGTTCTTAAATCTTGCATAAACCGGCTCACCTAGCTCATCATGCCCACTTTCCTATCCACTCTATTGACAGCCATGGTATGTCTAGTTTAAGGTGGTATTGTACTATACTGTTAGATATATTATTTCTGTGATTTATGAATAACATTTATAACAAAGGCAGAACATGGTTAAATCATTTTGTTATTATATTTATGCTGGAATCTTTAGCAAATTAGAATGAAACACTGATCCTGCAATTATATTCATACATAAGAAAGGATAAACTTGACCTTAGGATGAAAATCTTTAAAATAAATCATCAAGCACAGATGGTGAACACAGCCAACAATATCTTATCCTGTACATCTTACTCACTAACATCTtttttctttctcaggcctacctcatcctcggtttcggcacaccacaaccgactgcactcattccctgctttcccagggctcttcactgtactaccgtaagccccttacacaagtattaaggcaatttgcctggatttgtgggaggggctgaggtccgcctccagcctatttagggcactccccttacctggctcctgcatcatttgaggtctgagcttttgaccctcccaccactccactcatttacaactcatttcttccatatcttttccttgggtaggccctcttctttctcaggcctacctcatcctcggtttcggcacaccacaaccgactgcactcattccctgctttcccagggctcttcactgtactaccgtaagccccttacacaaataaAACATTATTAATCACAGCGATATGCCTAGCATGGCAAtcatagacatcattatagaagaAATTCTACACAACATCCTAAGTACACCCCCGCGATAATATGTAATAATAACtatatcatccccccccccccattggctgccgtccactccattcattgATGTATAGAATAGTATCGGTATTAATTATAGCTATGTagttctgcgtgcaactctccgtttcctttcaatgtccTCATATACTCTAATTTGTTGAAGATATGAACTCCACTCCCTtgttgagggcggggagacagagccccaatactttatcaatatagcGTTAGCCACCATCAATCCCCGCATCCAAATCCATCTGACCTGGGGCGGAACTTCCACTTCTGacccataatctccaaagatcactatcaaaagccccgggttatagttcattgaacactccttttgtagggtagagaaaacctcatcccaatattttcttattttgctgcagctccaaagcaaatggacatagtttgcattaacatatccacatttagagcagcaacaatcccggtctttattttggggaaattttccttgggttttaggcgtataatacaatctatggaggatcttaaattgaattaacctatgcgcactggaaactgtcgcctttctcacattcctataaatagtaggccactgtagtggggggcaattcagctcttgctcccacttgCCTGTGCTTTTGAAGggagttacagttgccagtgtcattcggagtttagcataaagtctagataacttcaccttttcatacttctgagcgtcacaaaaatcaaaaaatatattctctcgtgggaaaatacgacccctattcctagaggcttcaaatatatgtttcaaacgtgaatacataaataaatctaatggtgaactatcggtaaaaccaaattccaaaagtgatttaaaacgaCCCAGATAAAAAAGATCAGACACCCTACTCACTAACATCTTTAAGTGGCACTTCCATCATAAAGTagtattttttaaactcaataggCATAGAGAAACATAtttaggaatttttattttttctttttatttcagcagtactatgcttttgaaaatgaaatacaaaattgTGTCCTTCTGCAGCAGTCAATACAGAGAGAGATGAAACTCGTATATTGTTATTTTACAACTGCTTTGAGGGTAATATGTTATCTGCTAGTCCAATAGTAGATTACTAGAATTAGGATAACAGCATGACAGCTGTATTGTACTCTTAATAGTCCTAGATAAGGATGCCCATAGAAGGGCATTGCACTtattagtgtaatgtgtgattCTCTACTTGAGTCACTCATCTCCCTTCCCTCTCTGGAATGATCTGACAGAGAAAGTCAAGCAAGGCAGTTTAccatgctaaaagtccaaacaaaagaGGAAGTTAACAAGCCAGGTAGAATATATCCAGAAAATCACCCACCTGGTTTTCATAAAACAAACTACATAGAATatttacatacactcacctaaagaattattaggaacacctgttctatttctcattaatgcaattctctagtcaaccaatcacatggcagttgcttcaatgcatttaggggggtggtcctggtcaagacaatctcctgaactccaaactgaatgtcagaatgggaaagaaaggtgatttaagccattttgagcgtggcatggttgttggtgccagacgggccggtctgagtattttacaatctgctcagttactgggattttcacgcacaaccatttctagggtttacaaacaatggtgtgaaaagggaaaaacatccagtatgcggcagtcctgtgggcaaaaataccttgtggatgctagaggtcagaggagaatgggccgactgattcaagctgatagaagagcaacgttgactgaaataaccactcgttacaaccgagctatgcagcaaagcatttgtgaagccacaacacgcacaaccttgaggcggatgggctacaacagcagaagaccccaccgggtaccactcatctccactacaaataggaaaaagaggctacaatttgcacgagctcaccaaaattggactgttgaagactggaaaaatgttgcctggtctgatgagtctcaatttctgttgagacattcaaatggtagagtccgaatttggcataaacagaatgagaacatatatccatcctctgatggctacttccagcaggataatgcaccatgtcacaaagctcgaatcatttcaaattggtttcttgaacatgacaatgagttcactgtactaaaatggcccccacagtcaccagagctcaacccaatagagcatctttgggatgtggtggaacgggagcttcgtgccctggatgtgcatccctcaaatttccattaactgcaagatgctatcctatcaatatgggccaacatttctaaagaatgctatcagcaccttgttgaatcaatgccatgtagaattaaggcagttctgaaggcaaaagggggtccaacaccgtattagtatggtgttcctaataattctttaggtgagtgtataatatgtGGTAAAAACATTTTGATATAGTGTCCCTTTAACTTTCTCCAATAAGAAATCAATGTTGCATTTTCATGCCAATGTGAAGTTTTGGTTTACCCATTACATGCTTTTCAGGTTTATCTAACTTCAAGTGTTTGGCTGGGGACAGACACTGACATGTACACTGGTGTGACATAATGTGATATTACTGGAGAAATGCCCAGGTATACTGTAGGAACATGGATTTGCCAATAGTACCTCTTATCCAGTTGTCCTATGAGACCGCTACTCGAAAGAGATTCACCAAGTCAAGTTTACTTCCATCATAGACGCAATAGCGTGTTTTGTCAGAAGAGTGAGCAGCAAACCACAGCTTTACAGACCCTACTTCAGCTGAGGGAATGCAGATCGGACACCTATCACCTAAGTAACATTCAGGCCAGACTAACTCCAAGCCTGCattacacagtggacacctatctGCACAAGTGCCAACATATAGCTGTGCGCCACAATTACAAAAGACACACATTACCAAGACAGCACATATGAAGTTGCCAATTGATTGCCACATATCCAGGCACCATACTTCCCCCTCTCTGGACAGAAATCGTACTTTGTACCCACTACTGCTTGATGTActacaagttatattttgcactaagtaaagacagacttttatatttttacttcTGGACAGATTATGGCCAGAAACAGCCGGGATGCCGGTCTGTAGTTGGTCTTAGAAGGTACCACCGGAATCGATGAGCAGTTCGGGACAAATAAAGGTAAGCCCACGAGGTGGGTTATCAGTATCGGCATAAAAGGATTTTGCTGACCGGTGATTATATTCATCACAAAAGGACACAATATATCCAACTTGATACAAATGAATTGCTATATTTGGCTATATATCATTTTATTTCTCTATCACTGCAGTGAGACATTTTGgattacattgttgcaacaaaggaCACTAAATAGCGATttcagattcacattataattcgAGTAGCAGATTCATTGTTGCCATGCCTCAGAACGCTTAACCAATCGATCTAGCAATCTGCTAGCTACCTATTTTGAGCCACTATACCTTTTTTATGTAATTGTGTGTAAATTGTTTTTAGCTAatattttatatcttttatatTTTAACATATTGTGTCTGTATTAAACATATTGTGGTCCAGACTTTGCCCATGTTGTCCCATATGTAAAGTGTGCCAGTCTTCCATTGCAGGGTGTGCAATAGCCTGCAAAGTCACAAAAGAAAccaaggtaacctctaagcaactaaTGGCCTTTCTCACATTCAAAGTAATCTCCTTTTAATGCTCATGAATCTAACATCAGGACGACACTGAACAAGACAGGATCGTAAGAAGAAAGGATAAGCCAGAAGGCCATTGTAACAATGGTTTGTCTACAGATGAgagcaaaatagaactttttggtttaaagggtaactcatatatttttttatgtaattagattggtctgactaagtttaccttagttccctagttaatacttttgtataggtattgaattacctagtaattgcagcatgttctttcctcccccaggcatttcagtggtgcggCTAAAACAGTGTTGCTAGGTTTCCTCCGTCTCCTATCTTCTATATACAAAAGACGGAGGACGTAGTAGTGGGCAGTCTCGAATGCTGCGTGCACGCTCCCGTCGGACCGGgatagtgccaatattcgcaaaaaaattatcgataaaaatttgcaataaaaattactCAGGAGGGAGAGGGCGTGTTTAAGTCTGGAGAAAGGCGATTGGTTGGAGTGAGGCTGCATGTTCCCGAGATGAGCCGAAtgaattctgggtagttagggCGGGAGGTCTTAACCTCAGGGtaagggcatcggcggccatcttgagaagatagtcagaaagaagtcttgtgaggagcggttgctatggacggaatcttattaaacaagtggtatgtgaacacaataattagtGATAATGGATTATcaagacagttatcctttaaataacAAGTATTCTGTTTGGAGAAAGGAAAGcactgcattccagcataaaaactTCATCCCATCTTTAAACATgatggtggtagtatcatggtttggACCTGCTTTGCTGCAGCTGGGACATGATGGCTTGCCATTTTAATTAAATCTGAATTACACC from the Bufo bufo chromosome 2, aBufBuf1.1, whole genome shotgun sequence genome contains:
- the LOC120990965 gene encoding neuronal acetylcholine receptor subunit alpha-6-like, which translates into the protein MDRVIFWARYIDDVFFIWQGTSEALGSFMDNLNENKYNIHLTYKYNTKQIEFSDVLIKCDPSGYLQTNIYRKETAVNALLHASSSHSPQTIEAIPTGQFIRIRRVCSTDEDFEIQSDILRQRFLERGYSKRSVKRAYNRAKHSARQDLIYPKIKKETSDMIAVVCCTSLPDEEKETKKESPGKPDGTIKIPWNELWEFGIPKEADQPCLKKSRLFVTFNLVAAAQEMILYSIRKFQILVYYSIILLTGLKGSLQSDIEERLFHKLFMHYNQHIRPVENVSDPVMVHFEVAITQLVNVDEVNQILETNLWLRHIWNDYKLKWNPVDYDGIEFMRVPADKIWKPDIVLYNNAVGDFQVEGKTKALLKYNGLINWSPPAIFKSSCPMDITFFPFDHQNCSMKFGSWSYDKAKIDLSIIGSKVDMKDFWENSEWEIIDAAGYKHDIKYNCCEEIYTDITYSFYIRRLPMFYTINLIMPCLFISFLTVLVFYLPSDCGEKVTLCISVLLSLTVFLLVITETIPSTSLVIPLVGEYLLFTMIFVTLSIVVTVFVLNIHYRTPTTHKMPRWVRDVFLKCLPKLLMMRKTIEKKDRPCSKRTKKRTYGKTAKLVDSQCRDLEVFEDETRYHCMKSKEQSARSRRRQHHESRNVIQQSPAEMRDVVESIQFMAENIKDHNERKEEEDDWKYVAMVIDRVFLWVFIILCVLGTTGLFLQPMIDSHKT